The proteins below come from a single Triticum aestivum cultivar Chinese Spring chromosome 5D, IWGSC CS RefSeq v2.1, whole genome shotgun sequence genomic window:
- the LOC543109 gene encoding malate dehydrogenase, glyoxysomal → MHPDATSPSHRIARVAAHLNPTRPQMEEGAALRPAACRAKGGAPGFKVAVVGAAGGIGQSLSLLMKMNPLVSVLHLYDVVNTPGVTADVSHMDTSAVVRGFIGQQQLEAALTGMDLVIIPAGLPRKPGMTRDDLFNKNAGIVRSICEGVAKSCPNAIVNLISNPVNSTVPIAAEVFKRAGTYCPKRLLGVTTLDVARANTFVAEVLGVDPREVNVPVVGGHAGVTILPLLSQVSPPCSFTPDEISYLTNRIQNGGTEVVEAKAGAGSATLSMAFAAAKFADACLRGMRGDAGIVECSYVASEVTELPFFASKVRLGRGGAEEILPLGPLNDFERAGLEKAKKELSESIEKGVSFMNK, encoded by the exons atgcatCCCGACGCCACCTCCCCCTCCCACCGCATCGCCCGCGTCGCCGCGCACCTCAACCCGACACGCCCGCAG ATGGAGGAGGGCGCGGCGCTGAGGCCCGCGGCGTGCCGCGCCAAGGGCGGCGCGCCGGGGTTCAAGGTGGCGGTGGTGGGCGCGGCCGGGGGCATCGGCCAGTCGCTGTCGCTGCTCATGAAGATGAACCCGCTCGTCTCCGTGCTCCACCTCTACGACGTCGTCAACACGCCCGGGGTCACCGCCGACGTCAGCCACATGGACACCAGCGCCGTG GTGCGCGGCTTCATTGGCCAACAACAGCTTGAGGCAGCACTTACAGGAATGGATCTTGTCATCATCCCTGCCGGCCTCCCAAGAAAACCAGGAATGACAAGGGATGATCTGTTCAACAAAAATGCTGGGATCGTTCGCTCGATCTGTGAAGGCGTTGCCAAGAGCTGTCCTAATGCTATTGTGAATTTGATCAGCAACCCTGTGAACTCAACCGTCCCCATTGCTGCGGAGGTTTTCAAGAGAGCTGGAACTTACTGTCCCAAGCGTCTCCTTGGAGTGACAACACTTGATGTAGCGAGGGCTAATACCTTTGTG GCGGAAGTGCTTGGAGTTGATCCAAGAGAAGTCAATGTTCCAGTTGTTGGCGGGCATGCAGGGGTCACTATATTACCCCTCCTGTCACAG GTCAGCCCCCCATGCTCATTCACTCCAGATGAAATCAGCTATTTGACTAACCGCATACAGAACGGTGGTACAGAAGTTGTGGAG GCAAAGGCTGGAGCAGGCTCTGCAACTTTGTCAATG GCTTTTGCTGCTGCAAAATTCGCCGACGCGTGCCTGCGAGGAATGCGCGGAGATGCTGGCATCGTGGAGTGTTCATACGTCGCATCTGAG GTGACAGAGCTGCCGTTCTTCGCATCGAAGGTGAGGTTAGGTCGTGGTGGAGCCGAAGAGATTCTCCCTCTTGGGCCATTGAATGACTTTGAGAG GGCCGgcctggagaaggcgaagaaggagctGAGCGAGAGCATTGAGAAGGGCGTGTCGTTCATGAACAAGTGA